In Theobroma cacao cultivar B97-61/B2 chromosome 7, Criollo_cocoa_genome_V2, whole genome shotgun sequence, the genomic window ATGACGCCgaagaaaagtcaaagatAATAGTGCAAGAAATGGAGAGAATATCAAGAGAAGTGCGAGAATCTGAATTTTACTCTCAACTATGCAAGCAGATTGAAAGTGAGGAATTTCAAAGTAAGTTAAGTCGTACCTTAGGCTCTCATTTCTATGATGTTACCATGGTTATTTATGCTATAGGGAGCTTGGAAAGAGCCACTCCTCCAAAATATCAATTGGCCTTTGCACTTTTGTTACAACAAGACTTCTTTGGCTGGATTACTAGAATAGAAGTGTTCGATCCCTCGCTATCTCTAGCAGATATCCTTGTCCTAGAAAAATTCGGATGCACCGTTTTATGGATGAACGAGGAGTGTCGGAGACGGGTTGACAGTCCAACCTTGTTTTTTATGCCTTATGCCTCGAAGAGTCTCCAAGGGAATTTATTGGAAGCAAATTGGTGGCCTTCAAATATAAACCAGGTGATTTTGTTGACAAATAGATTGAGTGCTACCGTAGAAGATTATCATGATTTCTTACGTGATGGAACTATATTTAACTTGGACTCTTTCATGGAGAATTGGGAATATCTGGAGGCTATTCATAAATGCATCCAAGAGATCAACATCCATACAAACTCTGAAAATTTTGCTGATAGTTTCCTGGCTCACCTTAAAGATGTTACTAACAATAGGTATTTACATTACCAATTTTATGACCTGCCTTTTATGATAAAGATGCAATATCTGGAGGCTATTCAAAATTATACTGAAGAGATGAGGATTAGCCTTGGACAACCTTCTGACAATTTATTGTATAACTTTgcctttcatttctttaatgTGGCACCTGAGATTGATATGCAGACCTTGCTTCAAGGTATTAATTTAGTCCCCCTTTTTTTTCCATGTTGTTTTTACAATTTGATGAACTCCATTTGTTCTGTGACTTCATCGTTGTGTCTAGAATTCATcagaaattaatatttttgtcatGATGTAGGTGAAGAAGAAGTTCGACTAAATTTCAGAACGCAATTCGACAAGATTTGGAAGATAGAAGAATATCAAATCGTTGCTTTGATTGAGGCATTGATCATTAACGCATGGTATGAACAGATGGCTGAAACAGAAAATGATTTGTAAAACTAAGTTGGATATCAGAACATCATCTTTGTTAAATTCGTTACTggaatattaaaatatttataatgcaTGTATGTTGTTTTGCTGATGGTGTCctttaactatttttcataTACTTGGAAAAACTAGAACTGATGAAGGAATCAAGCATTTACCATTAGCTtaaatacttatttatttattcattgtTGCTTCTAATTCAGTTTATTAATGATATTTTGTTAGCATGTCAAGAATCACTTAACATAAAGAGTTAAATTAAC contains:
- the LOC18594514 gene encoding protein SENSITIVITY TO RED LIGHT REDUCED 1; translation: MSSTDPATSISLELGFGIREFYHDAEEKSKIIVQEMERISREVRESEFYSQLCKQIESEEFQSKLSRTLGSHFYDVTMVIYAIGSLERATPPKYQLAFALLLQQDFFGWITRIEVFDPSLSLADILVLEKFGCTVLWMNEECRRRVDSPTLFFMPYASKSLQGNLLEANWWPSNINQVILLTNRLSATVEDYHDFLRDGTIFNLDSFMENWEYLEAIHKCIQEINIHTNSENFADSFLAHLKDVTNNRCNIWRLFKIILKR